A window of the Vigna angularis cultivar LongXiaoDou No.4 chromosome 3, ASM1680809v1, whole genome shotgun sequence genome harbors these coding sequences:
- the LOC108325277 gene encoding LOW QUALITY PROTEIN: protein OSB3, chloroplastic/mitochondrial (The sequence of the model RefSeq protein was modified relative to this genomic sequence to represent the inferred CDS: deleted 1 base in 1 codon): MALQQSVSSSTTSRNELVFLKTVFSKPHFRVASSPSWRTPRWKGLGSLKCSITTTSFPKPSEIPWQKELCNSVNLIGIVAVPVEIKHLPSGKVVAWTCLSVKKSATQTSLINLTFWDNLALVASQHLQKGHQVHVSGRLVTDTVENEEGKTNSYYKVVAQQLNFIERNLSKVPLQDLESDGSGKCCVMWNGCNLGLVLCVLPNIFLLVSGRKVSSGTGSVVELWQAFFANPGEWWDNRMTKRNPKAPDFKHKDTGEALWIEGRYTPQWVSSQLEILDARMGSNNGHSNSMPVHMVPADEIFSF, translated from the exons ATGGCGTTACAGCAATCAGTATCATCATCTACCACCTCGAGAAACGAGCTCGTCTTCCTCAAAACCGTCTTTTCGAAACCCCACTTTCGAGTTGCTTCTTCTCCCTCGTGGAGGACGCCGCGCTGGAAAGGGTTGGGGAGTTTGAAGTGCTCCATCACAACGACGTCGTTCCCTAAGCCCTCCGAGATTCCGTGGCAAAAGGAGCTCTGCAACTCCGTCAACCTCATCGGCATCGTCGCCGTCCCCGTCGAAATCAAGCACCTCCCATCCGGCAAAGTAGTTGCCTGGACCTGCCTCTCTGTCAAGAAAAGCGCCACCCAAACTTCGTTGATAAACCTCACTTTCTGGGACAATCTCGCGCTTGTCGCTTCCCAGCATCTTCAGAAAGGTCACCAAGTTCATGTTTCCGGTCGCCTCGTAACCGACACCGTAGAAAACGAGGAAGGCAAAACCAACTCCTACTACAAG GTTGTTGCTCAACAGCTGAACTTTATTGAAAGGAATCTCTCAAAGGTGCCATTGCAGGATCTAGAGTCTGATGGAAGTGGCAAGTGTTGTGTTATGTGGAATG GATGTAATCTTGGCTTGGTTTTGTGTGTTTTgccaaatatttttcttcttgtttcaGGTAGGAAAGTAAGCAGTGGTACTGGTTCTGTGGTGGAATTATGGCAGGCGTTCTTTGCAAACCCAGGGGAGTGGTGGGACAATAGGATGACAAAG AGGAACCCAAAAGCCCCTGATTTCAAACACAAAGATACAGGGGAAGCTCTATGGATCGAAGGCAGATACACTCCGCAAtgggtcagctcccaactggaAATACTAGACGCAAGAATGGGGTCTAATAATGGTCACAGCAATAGTATGCCTGTACATATGGTGCCTGCAGATGAAATCTTCTCCTTCTAA
- the LOC108325060 gene encoding auxin-induced protein 22D, translating into MENSLGSYEKELNLKATELRLGLPGSDEPEKLATARSNKRSSPEASDNGSDVTKEDNVVPPAKAQVVGWPPIRSYRKNNVQQKKEEESEGNGMYVKVSMAGAPYLRKIDLKVYKSYPELLKALENMFKCIFGEYSEREGYNGSEYAPTYEDKDGDWMLVGDVPWNMFVSSCKRLRIMKGSEAKGLLGCF; encoded by the exons ATGGAGAATTCATTGGGAAGCTACGAAAAAGAGCTTAATCTGAAGGCCACTGAGCTGAGATTGGGGTTGCCCGGTAGCGATGAGCCTGAGAAACTTGCTACTGCTAGAAGCAACAAGAGATCTTCGCCGGAAGCAAGTGACAATGGTTCTGATGTCACAAAAGAAGACAACGTTGTACCACCTGCAAA GGCACAAGTAGTGGGGTGGCCACCGATTCGATCTTACAGGAAGAATAACGTACagcagaagaaagaagaagaaagtgaaggAAATGGGATGTACGTGAAAGTTAGCATGGCGGGTGCACCTTATTTGAGGAAGATAGATCTCAAGGTTTACAAAAGCTACCCTGAACTTCTCAAGGCCTTGGAAAATATGTTCAAGTGCATATTCG GAGAATATTCAGAAAGGGAAGGGTACAATGGATCTGAATATGCTCCAACTTATGAAGACAAAGATGGTGACTGGATGCTGGTTGGAGATGTTCCATGGAA CATGTTCGTGTCATCCTGCAAGAGGCTCAGAATCATGAAGGGATCAGAAGCAAAGGGGTTGTTGGGTTGTTTTTGA